TCTTGATGAATCTTGATGAGGAGGGTGGGCGAAGTACTCTAAATGAAAACAAGATAGATTGAGAGATTTCCGGAGAGGAGTGAGTGACAAGCGCCTACCCGTGCATGAAGCTGGAGGTAGAAAATTCCAGCAAAAGGAATTTTCAAGTTTCATTGAAGCTTTTGAATCAAGGTTTGAGAGCCCAGGGTTTAAAAAAAGGCAGTGAAGAAGCTCATTAAGACAATCCGCGCCAGGTAGCAGATAGTACCTGAAATGCAGTGGGAAATTTGTGAGGTCTTCATAGGCGAGGATTACATTTTACATCTCCATCTTAAGATGTGTTATAGTTGTTCAATTACTTAGTGaccaaaaaaatgaattaaaggtgttgctaagataaaaaaaaaaaaaaaggccaattgCAGGTTCCACCGAGATTTGAACTCGGATCGCTGGATTCAGAGTCCAGAGTGCTAACCATTACACCATGGAACCGCCACGCATGTGTAGCTGCCATCGGCTCTCTAATCCTCAGAGAACCCCGCCCCCATCCACAAACCCACCACTCACAGGCGGTCCCGCCCGGTTCCAGCGAGCCGCttccgggcacggtagctcaagAAATGAGCAAAAGGCCACTAAGACCATGGTAAGGCGTTCCaggactcagtttcccctttgAGACTCCTTTAGCGACGAAAGTTTGAAGCCCCATGCATCTCGACTCTCCCGCACACCGCCCTTATTGGGCTCAGGGGCGGGGCGCCGCCCCCGGAAGTACTTCCCCTTAAAGGCTGGGGCCTGCCGGAAGTGGCGCAGCGGCAGGGAGGGGCTCTTCACCCAGTCCGGCAGTTGAAGCTCGGCGCTCGGGTTACCTCTGCAGCGACGCCCCCTGGTCCCACAGATACCACTGCTGCTCCCGCCCTTTCGCTCCTCGGCCGCGCAATGGGCACCCGCGACGACGAGTACGACTACCTCTTTAAAGGTGAGGCCATGGGCTCTCGCACTCTACACAGTCCGCGTTCGGGGACTCGGGACACTCCCGGTGGACCCTCGTGCCGGCCACCCCTGCACTGATGTAGGCCTCCCTCAACCCTTCCTTTTTGTGCTGTTCCGTCTTctacccagctcagcctcttctCCCCCGCTCAGACGGGTCCCCATCACATGCCGCTCTCTGAGCGACCTCTCCGTAGGCCTTCGCTGGCCTCAGAGCCCCTCCCTGCGCGTCCTTCCCCTGGCGGACTGCCTTCTCCCACATCGTCGAATTCCTTTCCCCGGGTTCTACGGCCCCGCCGCTCCTCCCACCATCTCTCTTTTCGGGTGTAGCGCCCCCTCCCCCTCGGCGTACACCCTTCCCAGCTCGCGTCCTCCCCCGAAGCCCCTCTGACGGGTTCTTCGCTTCCCTCTTGGCCTTGCCTTCGGTGCAGACTCCCACTACAGGTCTTTTTCTTATCTGCCACCTTTCCCCCCTCGAGCGAGCGTCTCTTCTGCATCTCCCCTCCCCTTGGACGGCCGCCCCTCTAAGCTTCTCCCATCCCAGGTCCAGGACCCCGTAAAATCTGAGCGGGCCAGgggcccacccccaccctcaccctcctccccgcGGTTCTCGCGGTCCTTAACCTTCCCTGACCGctctctcccccactccccattTGGCAGCTCTCTCTACCTTCCCTCCCCAAATCGTGTTTAGAGCTCCGTTGTCTCCGTTGCGACCcgggtggtgggagggagggtaAGAGGGATCGCCCATCACCCACTCGCGCACTTGTCGCAGTGACCCGGCAGGCTGACATTACTTTCCATCtagccttttattttcttgcccTCCCTACTCAGTGGCACCCAACCCGGGATAACTCTTTACTCGGTTCGCGAGATGAGGTTGCGGATGGGTGGTGGCTGTTATCCTTGCCAGACCTGAAGGCCCGGTTCCTGAGCAGGAAAGGTTGTGCGCTGCACAAATACTAGCTTGCTTTATCTCTATGGACTGGTTGCTTCCTGCTGCAACGCTGGGAGGATCCAACAGGAAGGGAAGAGCCCTAGTTGGCCACATACCTTTCCCAaaaggttgggggtgggaggaagttGTGTGCTCTTTTggttacattaaatatttattataagataCGGAAACATGTAGTGCCCTTGGACAGAACATATTGGAGGGTCAGGGTTGGTTAGAAAGAATTGCTTATTGGTTGAGTCCGGAAggaatccagttttttttttctaatcaacgAAGATAAAGGGTACATTTTTCAATGAGAAGAGAGTACAGTAGATGCTTTTTTTGTTAAGTGAATGCACTCTCACTCTGATGCTGTTTCTCTGCTCCTGAATTGGGAAGGTAGCCATCAGTAGTGTGCCGAACAAAGATCATTACCACAGAGGAAGAAGCCATTGCTATTAAAGCTTTATTGTGGAGGGTGGAGTTTCAAGAGTGTTAAGCATGGTGACTGTTTCTGTCTTTGCCATTGGGTGCTAAGAATGATTGACTAAACCAAGCAGGAAAGATTTCTTTGCTTTCCCAATACTTTGCAAATCTTGTTATACTAACTAGCCTGCTGTTATACTCTTACCATCTCTTACTCCTCTGACCCAGAATATTCTACTGTATAGGGTGAATACTTTTGGTATCCACCCTCCCCCTCCATACTGGAAAGTACTTTCAGGGTACTTAgttcattttacaaatacaaaactGAGGCCTGGATTACAGAAAGTATACGACAGCATACCTTTTGCCGAAGGTATCTGAGATGATGTGAAATTATTTGAGTCTCTTGAGACTTTGGGGTTAAAGGTTaggtttgtgttttaaaatatggtataatGGTAGTGTGCCTTTATAAAGGTTGTCTTTGAAGTAATTAATTCAGAGCAAGATAGACTGTCAGGGTCTTTCTCCTGTTTGGTTTGAACTTGAATGTTGGTTATACAaggtccttttattttttaacaaagaatattaaatattctgaatTGGCCTaaagtattttaactttttgattagACCATCCTTCTAGCAACAATTGAGAGCACCCAGCTTTGGAATCACGTAGACCTCGGTTTAGATCCTGACTCAGGTCTTATATTTACTTtatgaccttggaaaagttaacttttctgagtctcagttctctcatttataaaaagggaaatatctGCCTCTtaagattgttgtgagaattaaatgagactgtTTGTAAAACTTTAACCATGAggactcaataaatggtaataaTGTGAAAGAAGTTACTGTGGTTttgtcaggttttgtttttttttttgagacagggtctcgctgtgtcccccaggctggagtgcagtggcacaatcaaggctcactgcagtctcggcctcctcaggctcaggttaccctcctacctcagcctccctagctaCTCTCTAGCTCCtaggagtagctgagactacaggagcacgccaccacgcccagctgattttttgttttttttgtaaagacagggttttgccatgttgcccaggctgtctctcactcctggacttaagcaatccaccttcctcagcctcccccagtgctgggattataggcgtgagccaccatgcctggcctttgtcAGTTTTTTGAACCTTAAATGTAGGTTCAACTACAAGagcatttaaatattattaaagaaacataaaactaGGAACTTCTCATGCATTTTATGTTTCCATGGGTTATGGTTTCATTTTGTTGTGCATTTTGCTGTTTAAGATAGGGTGTTAAAAATTCTGCTAAGGaggatttctactttttttttttttttttttgagacggaatttcgctcttgttgcccaggctggagtgcaatgacgcgatcttggcttattgcaacctctgcctcctgggttcaagcgattctcctgcctcagtctcgcaagtagctgggattacaggcatgcaccaccacaaccggctaattttgtatttttagtagagacggggtttctccatgttggtcaggctggtcttgaactcctgacctcaggtgatctgcccgcctgggcctcccaaagtgctgggattaccggcgtgagccaccgtgcctggccagatttctacttttttaaagcTCTTACAGGATATgagtcacttttttctttttttttttttttaacttcaatgCTGATTATTTAGCCAATTTCTTGTTTATACAAGTATCCTACTTTAAAGTGAGGCAagaatgattttatttcaaaatggcttTATTGTACAGAGATTTATTCACTGAGACGGACTGCAGCTGTTTCTACTTAGAAGGTTTACCTAGCAAATGCAATAGTTGAGGGAATTGGAGTTAGTTTGCAACTAACCAGTTCAAGATAAAGGGATATTTTGATTAATAGGGGATGGAGTGGTTTAAATAGGAATGTATTGTGGGGCAAGCAGGACAATTATTCTAAATTACGTATTTGTTCTTGAACAGTAATGTGAGACTTTTGGTGGGAGggaattagttttattttatttaaacttgactttttatttttaaaactttaattccATAAGTATTTACAAACAATGTGGTTAAGGCCCTGTGGGACATAAGTAAGCATCAATCATGATTTCTATTTACAAATGTTGTGTGGTAGACACCAATCCAAAGTTCgattttctgaaaatatctggATACATAGTCTATTGcttaagacattttcttttcaatcACATTGGAGGTCAGTGGTAATTAACCATCAGCTGATTGTCGGTAGAAATTATCATAGGAACTTTGCTGTCTTGCATCTTGGTAGTAGTTTTTCTTTCACAAGTTTTGGTTGAGTAACTCAGATTCTGCTGAATCTGGAAAAACTTGTCTAGACTTGAGCCTTATTGTATGcattatatatgtatctgtattttttttttttttttgaggcagggtctccctctgttgcccaggctggagtgccatggcacagtcatagcccactgcagcctcaaattcctgtgctcaagaaatcctcctgcctcagcctcccaagtagctggaactacaaatgtgctccaccatgactggctattttttttttttaagactatcccacttacagaaataaaaatgtcttttttgtagagatagggtctccctacgttccccaggctggtctcaaactcctgggctcaagggatcctcccaccttggcctctcagagtgctgagattacaggcatgagccactgtgtcctgccTTGAACGCATTGTATATTAAAAACTTTTGAGAGGTTGGACTATGAATATAGTTGAAAGaatagaaatatctccaaatttaTGAAAACCAGATTGAAAATTACCAGTTATTCTCTCAGGTGGTAACTTTTAGGGTTGAGGTACGGTCTTTGATGAATTATATTTTAGTCCAGTAAATTAGTTTGCAAGAGAAAGTATAAAACTAAATGTGGTTGAAGAGGcagaaattttaattaaacaatGGATAATTAATATGTATATTCTGCTTTTATGCATTTAGCAGCTTgatatttagcattaggtatttgCGATGATACTCAAATACAGCAGATGTCTagttgataacttttttttttttttttttttgagacggagtttcactcttgttgcccaggctggagtgcagtggcgcgatttcggcttactgcaacctccgcctactgcttcaagcgattctcctgcctcagcctcctgagtagctgggactacaggcatgcgccaccacacctggctaattttgtgtttttagtacagacgaggtttctccatgttggtcaggctggtctcaaactcccgacctcaggtgatccaccctccttggccttccaaagtgctgggattacaggcgtgagccaccatgcccggcctagttgagataactttttaaaacattcatgaattttgagttattttcagaTTAGAGTGCTTTTTTTATAGCGTTAACATTAATTGGttacattaagaaaaaagttCCATTACTATCTTTATGATGGTATAAGGAATTGAGATTGGTGAGATAATGAACATAATCATTAGTTAAAAGTGGAGGTCAAAAGGGAGGAAACCAAAACTTGAAAGTGCtggagttggccaggcatggtggctcatgcctgtaatcccagtactttgggaggccaaggcgagtggatcttttgagcccaggagtttgagacccagctgggcaacgtggcaaaaccccatctctacagaaaatacaaaaaattagctgagcgtgttggcatgtgcctgtagttccagctactagggaggctgaggtgggaggatcctctgagcctgggaggtctaggctgcagtgggCCCTGCTTGTGCtgcggcactccagcctgggcgacaatgagaccttgtctcaaaaaaagaaagaaagaaagtgctgaaagtttttttttttttgagacaagttctggcTCTTTTGCCccggctagagtacagtggcacacaatccaggctcaccgcaacctctgcctcccaggctcaagccattctcccacctcagcctcctgaatagttgggactacaggcatgcaccactgtgcctgtctaatttttttgtttgtatttattcgtgtattttttgtgtacttttttgtatttaaatttttttgtgtgtgtaagtgATTCAAAGGCCATTTTCTTAGCAAACATCCAGCCTTTTGTACTAAGAAGCAACAGTGAATGTATCCTATTAATAATAGACTATTAACTGAAACTGAGATTTGACTTCATATCCAGAATGGTGGACCTTGGAAACTAATGTATTAACTAATCATCCTATAAAATTGAAAGTGCATTGCTTTTGTGCATCACTTTAATAACTTGGACATTTTCTTCTGATATCAAATAAAAGCATGTATGTGTTTGCCACAGCACCTTTGACACCCTCTAGTTGACTCTCTAGTTAGAAATAACCATTCTTTGTGCTGCATTGGATTCACTGCCTCCTGAATGATTTCTTGCTGAATCAGCTGACTGAGGAAGCCAGAAAGATATGCATTTGATAATGTACTCTGTCCAAGACTGTCCAGAGGCCAGCTTATATCCGCTCCTGTGGCAAGGAGGGAATGTATAATGGACTCTCTTTGCCCTCTGACCAGAGTGCAGTGAGCTCTCAGTTTTTACCGTTCTTTCCACTCATACCACCAAATCCCAGTCTCTTTAGTAAGGAATGGTCTTATTCCTTGgccttatttttatatgtttgattTTCTAGTCCTGGTGTCTAAATCAATTAGCTAGTTTAGATAAGAAGTCTTAGTAGTCAAAAGTAGGAATGAACGTAATGTTTCCTGAAATGCTGATACCaatttttacaaaggaaaaaatgtctaGCTCAGATTCTATAAACGTGTGAACTCATTTTGAACTTTAAATTCAGATAGAAAATGTCTTAAAACAACTTAACTGCCTGTTTCTCCATTGTTTTTGAAATTCTTAAGTGTAATACCATCTTGAGTGAAAAAGAATCTCCATGTATCTAGTTAGTAAATAAACTGCTGCCTATAGAAATCACAGGAAGCAAATTCATCTAATCAAGacctattttcaaaaaaatcatgGAGTCATAAGTGAAAGTATATGCCCTCCTtgctttgttgtattttattttatttatttttttaagacagagtctctgtgtcgcccaggctggagtgcagtggaacaatctcagcccactgcaacctctgcttccagggttcaagctattttcatgCCTCAGGCCcacaagtagttgggattacaggcgcctaccaccatgcctggctaatttttgtattttatagagatgaggttttcaccatgttggccaggctagtctcgaactcttggcctcaagcaatctgcccaccttggcctcccaaaatgctgggattacaggcgtgagccaccacacccagcacttGCTTTGGTTTTGACTCACAGTATGTCAGAATTATTAGTTTCCTAGTACCCCTGTTTATCTTTAGTGGCTTGGGCTTTTTTGGCAGACGGGTCTCTAACTTTGAACCAATCTGATAAATGCAGCTATTAAAAGTCATTTTAGTTTCTGTGATCTGTATGGTGACGTTTATAAACCCTATGCCTCGTAtgttaaatgtttttcattttgcctAGGTCTGAGTCCTGAGGTCACACCCAGTCTTCGATGAGACgaaatatattcattttgtcCTTCCCTATCCACTAACAgcctttgttgttttcatttctgatacATTACATTTTAATATCATAAATTGTTCATTTAGTTTAGGATTTATCTTTGAAGTTGTTATCTTCTAAAGTAGTAACATTGGTATAGCATTGATGGTAATTAATGCCTGTCATCAGTGCCAAATGCATCTGAGATTAAAACTGCATGTTTAAGACAGGGTACTGTATCTGTGCTAAGCAGATGATGTGTGGAAGTCATGCAGGTAGAAACAGGTTGAAAAGAATAAATCGGTTTTACTGATTGGTAACTGGTCAAGAACATGCTGTTCAACCCCCTACCcccattcctttttaaaaatcatatagcttatttttcttgctttatttactCCGAGGCCAAACTTCATCCTGTTGAAAGCGTAGTGGTATTCTGAATGTGTTTGCCTCATTCATCTGACATTAAGTTCTTTGTCTTTCCAGTTGTCCTTATTGGAGATTCTGGTGTTGGAAAGAGTAATCTCTTGTCTCGATTTACTCGAAATGAGTTTAATCTGGAAAGCAAGAGCACCATTGGAGTAGAGTTTGCAACAAGAAGCATCCAGGTTGATGGAAAAACAATAAAGGCACAGATATGGGACACAGCAGGGCAAGAGCGATACCGAGCTATAACATCGGCGTAAGTCTCATGGTTTTTAAGTTATGCGAAATGGGTTGCCATCGAGTGAATTAGCTGACTTTTGGTATTGGAAAAAgaactgttgtttttttcttttaagaattctAGTATTAGGAAtccttagaaatttatttataagtatgtttttaaaactcaTAATCCATATTTTGAGTTCTTCCTGGTGTTTGCTTCCATCTTGTGGTTTTCTGATACTaaatatgtttctgttttcaGATATTATCGTGGAGCTGTAGGTGCTTTATTGGTTTATGACATTGCTAAACATCTCACATATGAAAATGTAGAGCGATGGCTGAAAGAACTGAGAGATCATGCTGATAGTAACATTGTTATCATGCTTGTGGGCAATAAGAGTGATCTACGTCATCTCAGGGCAGTTCCTACAGATGAAGCAAGAGCTTTTGCAGGTTAGTGATAGGAATTCCATGACATTTCTTACCATTGTGTCTTGTGGTTTTGATACCTTTCCAATGAGAGGAATAGGTTATAATAGTTTCAGAAAGGTAAACATGAATGCTTAGCAAGAATTGTTTTGAAAGTTTGTGATGACTGTatagctttttttctttgagtcatTAAAACACGAATATTTTGCCgccaaaaaatgaatataaacattgtgtattctgtctctttttctattatgtttCTGTGTTTACAAAGGCTGCTGTACGTGAGCTGTATGTGAGTGAAAGGCAGAGGCTCAGGGAGTGTCAGGGACCAACAGGGATGCAGCTGCTTAGGAGCTATAACTTTTTGGCTTCATAAAGAATTCACATGTCTCTTGCTCCTGTTCTGGTAGGGACAGCATGCCAGAAGACAACATTGTGCATTTGTTGCTAGTGAAAgtcttgtggccgggcgcggtggctcacgcctgtaatcccagcactttgggaggccgaggcgggcggatcacgaggtcaggagatcgagaccatcttggctaacacggtgaaaccccgtctctgctaaaaatacaaaaaaggcaggcgcggtggtgggtgcccgtagtcccagctacttgggaggctgaggcaggagaatggcatgaacctgggagcggagcttgcagtgaaccaagatagtgccactgcagtccggcttgggcgaaaaagcgagactccctctcaaaaaaaaaaaaaaaaaaaaaaaaaaaaccaataaaaaagaaagtcttgCCTTTGCACTAATGCTTATGCTGTGAATAACTTTGTATAACAGTTTTAATTTCCCGTGCAAGAATAGCTTTATTGTAAATAATATGGCTACACCATACTGAATACTATAGCCAATGTAGTTGATGGAGAGGATAGCAAGAGATGGAGATAACTGGGCACTTGATACATTTTTACCACATTTTAAGTGGTGCTATTCATTACTAGTGAGTAGTATTTAGGTGTAAcgagtatttattttaattaaggagCCAATTGacaatttcttactttttttttttttttttggggagccaggatctcactttgtcacccagtctggagtggagtggcatagtcaaggctcactgcagcctcgacctcctgggctcaagtgatcttccatctcggcctcctaagtagctgggactgctggtgtgtgccaccatgctcagctaattttttgtattttttatagagagagaGGCAAAACCTCTCtccggggttttgccatgttgcccaggctggtcttgaactcctgggctcaagcaatccgcctgccttggcctgccaaagtcctgggattacaggagtgagccaccatgcccagctctctcgctattatttttaatctattaaaGTGTAAATATTAAAGTGTGAGtagggtcgggcatggtggct
This window of the Nomascus leucogenys isolate Asia chromosome 6, Asia_NLE_v1, whole genome shotgun sequence genome carries:
- the RAB11A gene encoding ras-related protein Rab-11A, which codes for MGTRDDEYDYLFKVVLIGDSGVGKSNLLSRFTRNEFNLESKSTIGVEFATRSIQVDGKTIKAQIWDTAGQERYRAITSAYYRGAVGALLVYDIAKHLTYENVERWLKELRDHADSNIVIMLVGNKSDLRHLRAVPTDEARAFAEKNGLSFIETSALDSTNVEAAFQTILTEIYRIVSQKQMSDRRENDMSPSNNVVPIHVPPTTENKPKVQCCQNI